Proteins encoded in a region of the Xylocopa sonorina isolate GNS202 chromosome 11, iyXylSono1_principal, whole genome shotgun sequence genome:
- the LOC143429101 gene encoding uncharacterized protein LOC143429101 isoform X11: protein MLTARSGPLGLGVPRTLGPAEGSDHLFLLPERALIMDSTHLRQDLAGLDFNLHLNLLRTAPRGNVWLSGAASEETNQRSSSAHNRHSLTKEQTMHWFAQIGGDETSPDSSDVKRRQSLYDEDSLDGDHPTDNEGRESTGSAKNVDRAKLVRERQNEERQRKLEELRQQALAAQRFREQREEERRRRIDELRSRDNDRGVPFRRNQVEEKKRALCEAERERREAILRKNQEREARIEAKKKNERSHIVFAFGSSTPRMLEPADTGGSTFWGTRRATSTTNVMMFSAAQPLTRRSSERELDGSKKRATSAGGLDRKPGEDMRMSSSMYEVFNWNSSPDPPLTPAKHKRASLSLPPTTDIFAIDDKSDSDTRRPTIQRAASGEESDGTPGTPSSVYLRVNRRRTDLMPTIPSPRDGPPSSGRSSSAKAFTRSPGRTYSMSRLDQLAQPRKRPTELSTLTEQQSQPLSASSMSRSMSHLAASGGKSLKRSDNSRSMGTLPGAVPIPRPTRAERLRRKAREHQSQQQQGIRSGEVTPNSPSRPHSSMSQQSASSVGSSNVNLRPRTAAPRRPRPASIAGTGVSVTERHNLAGEIKSMKDSKPPLPKVHSTPKKPSTPKATEIKKPTEKLVKNAKASPRITPKATPLQSPGAENAPLIRGSTGEIIKTELKEDIKAEDKQEEKKDQGTEKTQQEISAAEQGSEEVKKPAIEQSKQAKDETNLNQENQSAARSHEIPKAVKKEAEAKSESNVEEQVDMTASMTAKIRITTEEEAKAAIAERRRLAREQAEREAELERQRQEEEARLEAERLRAEEEEQRRLEEETLRLANEAREAEEQRLRLAIEEAKRREEEDRRRREEEARQKQEKEEAERKAREEAERQRIEMAERLKREEEERLARRKRVEAIMLRTRGKNQSNTPTKGEGGDGDKLKEDSPNDENKTAPGSKTEDLMTASLISEATQQFISGEQRALHTENNTTTDIVHNGTHSNGINESKIVLDNNQGNVEGELNGHHTNHGNGINSQSITLDNATVKQNNVTNNLLDLTEFDSLSNSSSGPILQLTSSLANEDTLNSNLNPAAMPFTPMANAFMPTAANANANPFQDSFMNNKPQDNSQVPDLLS, encoded by the exons CTGGAGCCGCTTCTGAGGAAACTAACCAAAGGTCCAGTTCTGCACACAATCGCCACTCTCTCACGAAGG AGCAAACGATGCACTGGTTCGCCCAAATCGGAGGTGACGAGACCTCGCCCGATTCGTCAG ATGTGAAGCGCCGGCAAAGTCTCTACGACGAGGACTCCCTCGACGGTGATCATCCTACCGACAACGAAG GACGGGAGTCGACGGGAAGCGCGAAAAACGTGGACAGAGCGAAGCTCGTCCGTGAGAGACAGAACGAGGAGCGGCAGCGGAAGTTGGAAGAGCTGAGACAGCAAGCCCTCGCAGCGCAGCGCTTCCGGGAGCAACGGGAGGAGGAACGCCGAAGGCGCATCGACGAGCTTAGGTCGCGCGATAACGACAG AGGGGTGCCTTTCAGACGAAACCAAGTGGAGGAGAAGAAACGGGCGCTATGCGAGGCGGAGAGGGAAAGAAGGGAGGCGATCCTCCGGAAGAACCAGGAGAGAGAGGCTCGCATCGAGGCGAAGAAGAAGAACGAGAGGTCGCACATCGTGTTCGCGTTCGGTAGCTCCACGCCGAGGATGCTGGAGCCGGCTGACACCGGTGGCTCCACTTTCTGGGGTACGCGTAGAGCAACCTCTACCACCAACGTAATGATGTTCTCGGCCGCGCAGCCATTGACGAGGAGATCCTCCGAGAGAGAGCTCGACGGTAGCAAGAAACGAGCCACTTCCGCTGGTGGACTTGACCGGAAACCTGGCGAAG ATATGAGAATGTCCTCGTCCATGTACGAGGTGTTCAATTGGAATTCTAGCCCTGATCCTCCCTTAACCCCCGCCAAACATAAGAGAGCCAGCCTCTCTCTGCCTCCTACAACTGACATCTTTGCCATCGATGATAAGTCTGATAGCGACACTAGGCGTCCGACGATTCAGCGGGCTGCCAGTG GTGAAGAAAGCGACGGGACACCGGGAACCCCTAGCTCGGTTTATCTACGGGTGAACAGGAGGCGCACCGACCTGATGCCAACGATACCGTCGCCACGTGATGGACCGCCCTCGTCCGGTCGTAGCTCCAGTGCGAAGGCCTTCACACGCTCGCCAGGTAGGACTTACTCCATGTCCAGGCTGGACCAGCTGGCGCAGCCTAGGAAACGTCCGACAGAACTTAGCACACTGACGGAACAGCAAAGCCAGCCTCTGAGCGCTTCTAGCATGAGTCGCAGCATGTCACATTTAGCTGCGTCCGGAGGCAAGAGCCTCAAACGCTCAGATAACTCTCGTAGCATGGGTACATTGCCGGGCGCGGTCCCGATCCCGAGACCGACCAGGGCCGAGAGACTCCGTCGCAAGGCACGCGAGCATCAGAGCCAACAGCAGCAAG GCATCCGCAGCGGGGAGGTGACACCGAACAGCCCATCACGACCGCACAGCTCCATGAGTCAGCAAAGCGCCAGCAGTGTGGGCAGCAGTAACGTCAATCTGCGTCCCCGTACAGCTGCCCCGCGTCGACCGCGACCTGCTTCTATTGCCGGTACCGGTGTTTCGGTCACAGAACGTCACA ATTTAGCGGGCGAGATAAAGTCGATGAAGGATTCGAAGCCGCCACTGCCAAAGGTCCATAGCACTCCAAAGAAACCGTCTACGCCGAAGGCGACGGAGATCAAGAAGCCGACGGAGAAGCTGGTGAAGAACGCGAAGGCGTCGCCGCGGATAACCCCGAAAGCGACGCCGTTGCAGAGCCCGGGGGCGGAGAACGCACCGTTGATACGCGGCAGCACCGGTGAGATAATAAAGACCGAGCTGAAGGAGGACATCAAGGCTGAGGACAAGCAGGAGGAGAAGAAAGACCAGGGCACCGAGAAGACACAG CAGGAAATAAGCGCCGCTGAACAGggtagcgaggaagtgaagaAGCCAGCGATCGAACAATCCAAGCAAGCGAAAGACGAGACCAATTTGAACCAGGAGAATCAATCAGCCGCGCGATCTCACGAAATACCGAAAGCCGTCAAGAAGGAAGCCGAAGCGAAGTCTGAGAGCAACGTAGAAGAACAGGTCGACATGACAG CCTCGATGACAGCGAAGATCCGGATCACCACGGAAGAGGAAGCTAAGGCAGCTATAGCCGAGCGTAGGAGATTAGCCAGGGAACAGGCTGAACGGGAAGCCGAACTTGAACGCCAACGACAG GAGGAAGAAGCCCGTTTGGAGGCCGAAAGATTGCGCGCCGAGGAAGAAGAACAGCGCCGCTTGGAGGAAGAGACGCTTCGTTTGGCTAACGAGGCTCGGGAGGCCGAGGAACAGAGGCTGAGATTGGCGATCGAAGAGGCGAAGCGCCGCGAGGAGGAGGACAGGAGAAGAAGAGAGGAGGAGGCTCGTCAGAAGCAAGAGAAGGAAGAGGCTGAACGTAAGGCGAGGGAAGAAGCGGAAAG ACAGCGAATCGAGATGGCGGAGCGTCTTAAAAGAGAGGAGGAAGAGAGGCTTGCCAGACGTAAACGCGTCGAGGCGATCATGCTTAGAACTCGAGGCAAAAACCAGAGTAATACACCCACGAAG GGCGAAGGCGGCGATGGCGATAAATTGAAAGAAGACAGTCCTAACGATGAGAATAAAACGGCACCGGGTAGCAAAACCGAAGACCTTATGACAGCCAGTCTGATATCCGAGGCGACACAACAGTTCATTAGCGGTGAACAGCGAGCACTTCACACGGAAAACAATACTACTACGGACATTGTGCACAACGGCACACACAGTAACGGCATTAACGAAAGTAAAATTGTATTGGATAATAATCAGGGTAATGTGGAAGGAGAACTGAACGGTCATCATACAAATCACGGAAACGGTATCAACAGTCAATCGATTACACTGGACAATGCCACCGT CAAACAAAACAACGTGACCAACAACCTGTTAGACCTAACGGAATTCGACTCTCTCAGTAATAGCAGTAGTGGCCCGATACTTCAACTGACATCGAGCTTGGCTAACGAAGACACCCTCAACTCGAATTTAAACCCAGCGGCCATGCCGTTCACCCCGATGGCCAACGCGTTCATGCCAACCGCCGCAAACGCCAATGCGAATCCGTTCCAGGATTCTTTCATGAACAACAAACCGCAGGATAATAGTCAAGTACCAG ATCTTTTATCATAA
- the LOC143429101 gene encoding uncharacterized protein LOC143429101 isoform X16 has translation MLTARSGPLGLGVPRTLGPAEGSDHLFLLPERALIMDSTHLRQDLAGLDFNLHLNLLRTAPRGNVWLSGAASEETNQRSSSAHNRHSLTKGRESTGSAKNVDRAKLVRERQNEERQRKLEELRQQALAAQRFREQREEERRRRIDELRSRDNDRGVPFRRNQVEEKKRALCEAERERREAILRKNQEREARIEAKKKNERSHIVFAFGSSTPRMLEPADTGGSTFWGTRRATSTTNVMMFSAAQPLTRRSSERELDGSKKRATSAGGLDRKPGEDMRMSSSMYEVFNWNSSPDPPLTPAKHKRASLSLPPTTDIFAIDDKSDSDTRRPTIQRAASGEESDGTPGTPSSVYLRVNRRRTDLMPTIPSPRDGPPSSGRSSSAKAFTRSPGRTYSMSRLDQLAQPRKRPTELSTLTEQQSQPLSASSMSRSMSHLAASGGKSLKRSDNSRSMGTLPGAVPIPRPTRAERLRRKAREHQSQQQQGIRSGEVTPNSPSRPHSSMSQQSASSVGSSNVNLRPRTAAPRRPRPASIAGTGVSVTERHNLAGEIKSMKDSKPPLPKVHSTPKKPSTPKATEIKKPTEKLVKNAKASPRITPKATPLQSPGAENAPLIRGSTGEIIKTELKEDIKAEDKQEEKKDQGTEKTQQEISAAEQGSEEVKKPAIEQSKQAKDETNLNQENQSAARSHEIPKAVKKEAEAKSESNVEEQVDMTASMTAKIRITTEEEAKAAIAERRRLAREQAEREAELERQRQEEEARLEAERLRAEEEEQRRLEEETLRLANEAREAEEQRLRLAIEEAKRREEEDRRRREEEARQKQEKEEAERKAREEAERQRIEMAERLKREEEERLARRKRVEAIMLRTRGKNQSNTPTKGEGGDGDKLKEDSPNDENKTAPGSKTEDLMTASLISEATQQFISGEQRALHTENNTTTDIVHNGTHSNGINESKIVLDNNQGNVEGELNGHHTNHGNGINSQSITLDNATVKQNNVTNNLLDLTEFDSLSNSSSGPILQLTSSLANEDTLNSNLNPAAMPFTPMANAFMPTAANANANPFQDSFMNNKPQDNSQVPDLLS, from the exons CTGGAGCCGCTTCTGAGGAAACTAACCAAAGGTCCAGTTCTGCACACAATCGCCACTCTCTCACGAAGG GACGGGAGTCGACGGGAAGCGCGAAAAACGTGGACAGAGCGAAGCTCGTCCGTGAGAGACAGAACGAGGAGCGGCAGCGGAAGTTGGAAGAGCTGAGACAGCAAGCCCTCGCAGCGCAGCGCTTCCGGGAGCAACGGGAGGAGGAACGCCGAAGGCGCATCGACGAGCTTAGGTCGCGCGATAACGACAG AGGGGTGCCTTTCAGACGAAACCAAGTGGAGGAGAAGAAACGGGCGCTATGCGAGGCGGAGAGGGAAAGAAGGGAGGCGATCCTCCGGAAGAACCAGGAGAGAGAGGCTCGCATCGAGGCGAAGAAGAAGAACGAGAGGTCGCACATCGTGTTCGCGTTCGGTAGCTCCACGCCGAGGATGCTGGAGCCGGCTGACACCGGTGGCTCCACTTTCTGGGGTACGCGTAGAGCAACCTCTACCACCAACGTAATGATGTTCTCGGCCGCGCAGCCATTGACGAGGAGATCCTCCGAGAGAGAGCTCGACGGTAGCAAGAAACGAGCCACTTCCGCTGGTGGACTTGACCGGAAACCTGGCGAAG ATATGAGAATGTCCTCGTCCATGTACGAGGTGTTCAATTGGAATTCTAGCCCTGATCCTCCCTTAACCCCCGCCAAACATAAGAGAGCCAGCCTCTCTCTGCCTCCTACAACTGACATCTTTGCCATCGATGATAAGTCTGATAGCGACACTAGGCGTCCGACGATTCAGCGGGCTGCCAGTG GTGAAGAAAGCGACGGGACACCGGGAACCCCTAGCTCGGTTTATCTACGGGTGAACAGGAGGCGCACCGACCTGATGCCAACGATACCGTCGCCACGTGATGGACCGCCCTCGTCCGGTCGTAGCTCCAGTGCGAAGGCCTTCACACGCTCGCCAGGTAGGACTTACTCCATGTCCAGGCTGGACCAGCTGGCGCAGCCTAGGAAACGTCCGACAGAACTTAGCACACTGACGGAACAGCAAAGCCAGCCTCTGAGCGCTTCTAGCATGAGTCGCAGCATGTCACATTTAGCTGCGTCCGGAGGCAAGAGCCTCAAACGCTCAGATAACTCTCGTAGCATGGGTACATTGCCGGGCGCGGTCCCGATCCCGAGACCGACCAGGGCCGAGAGACTCCGTCGCAAGGCACGCGAGCATCAGAGCCAACAGCAGCAAG GCATCCGCAGCGGGGAGGTGACACCGAACAGCCCATCACGACCGCACAGCTCCATGAGTCAGCAAAGCGCCAGCAGTGTGGGCAGCAGTAACGTCAATCTGCGTCCCCGTACAGCTGCCCCGCGTCGACCGCGACCTGCTTCTATTGCCGGTACCGGTGTTTCGGTCACAGAACGTCACA ATTTAGCGGGCGAGATAAAGTCGATGAAGGATTCGAAGCCGCCACTGCCAAAGGTCCATAGCACTCCAAAGAAACCGTCTACGCCGAAGGCGACGGAGATCAAGAAGCCGACGGAGAAGCTGGTGAAGAACGCGAAGGCGTCGCCGCGGATAACCCCGAAAGCGACGCCGTTGCAGAGCCCGGGGGCGGAGAACGCACCGTTGATACGCGGCAGCACCGGTGAGATAATAAAGACCGAGCTGAAGGAGGACATCAAGGCTGAGGACAAGCAGGAGGAGAAGAAAGACCAGGGCACCGAGAAGACACAG CAGGAAATAAGCGCCGCTGAACAGggtagcgaggaagtgaagaAGCCAGCGATCGAACAATCCAAGCAAGCGAAAGACGAGACCAATTTGAACCAGGAGAATCAATCAGCCGCGCGATCTCACGAAATACCGAAAGCCGTCAAGAAGGAAGCCGAAGCGAAGTCTGAGAGCAACGTAGAAGAACAGGTCGACATGACAG CCTCGATGACAGCGAAGATCCGGATCACCACGGAAGAGGAAGCTAAGGCAGCTATAGCCGAGCGTAGGAGATTAGCCAGGGAACAGGCTGAACGGGAAGCCGAACTTGAACGCCAACGACAG GAGGAAGAAGCCCGTTTGGAGGCCGAAAGATTGCGCGCCGAGGAAGAAGAACAGCGCCGCTTGGAGGAAGAGACGCTTCGTTTGGCTAACGAGGCTCGGGAGGCCGAGGAACAGAGGCTGAGATTGGCGATCGAAGAGGCGAAGCGCCGCGAGGAGGAGGACAGGAGAAGAAGAGAGGAGGAGGCTCGTCAGAAGCAAGAGAAGGAAGAGGCTGAACGTAAGGCGAGGGAAGAAGCGGAAAG ACAGCGAATCGAGATGGCGGAGCGTCTTAAAAGAGAGGAGGAAGAGAGGCTTGCCAGACGTAAACGCGTCGAGGCGATCATGCTTAGAACTCGAGGCAAAAACCAGAGTAATACACCCACGAAG GGCGAAGGCGGCGATGGCGATAAATTGAAAGAAGACAGTCCTAACGATGAGAATAAAACGGCACCGGGTAGCAAAACCGAAGACCTTATGACAGCCAGTCTGATATCCGAGGCGACACAACAGTTCATTAGCGGTGAACAGCGAGCACTTCACACGGAAAACAATACTACTACGGACATTGTGCACAACGGCACACACAGTAACGGCATTAACGAAAGTAAAATTGTATTGGATAATAATCAGGGTAATGTGGAAGGAGAACTGAACGGTCATCATACAAATCACGGAAACGGTATCAACAGTCAATCGATTACACTGGACAATGCCACCGT CAAACAAAACAACGTGACCAACAACCTGTTAGACCTAACGGAATTCGACTCTCTCAGTAATAGCAGTAGTGGCCCGATACTTCAACTGACATCGAGCTTGGCTAACGAAGACACCCTCAACTCGAATTTAAACCCAGCGGCCATGCCGTTCACCCCGATGGCCAACGCGTTCATGCCAACCGCCGCAAACGCCAATGCGAATCCGTTCCAGGATTCTTTCATGAACAACAAACCGCAGGATAATAGTCAAGTACCAG ATCTTTTATCATAA
- the LOC143429101 gene encoding uncharacterized protein LOC143429101 isoform X12, protein MGASDMNRDIPSSTLATLRGILVSSLSRENLGPHDLTLQENGRHRPYRKVHFREAGAASEETNQRSSSAHNRHSLTKEQTMHWFAQIGGDETSPDSSDVKRRQSLYDEDSLDGDHPTDNEGRESTGSAKNVDRAKLVRERQNEERQRKLEELRQQALAAQRFREQREEERRRRIDELRSRDNDRGVPFRRNQVEEKKRALCEAERERREAILRKNQEREARIEAKKKNERSHIVFAFGSSTPRMLEPADTGGSTFWGTRRATSTTNVMMFSAAQPLTRRSSERELDGSKKRATSAGGLDRKPGEDMRMSSSMYEVFNWNSSPDPPLTPAKHKRASLSLPPTTDIFAIDDKSDSDTRRPTIQRAASGEESDGTPGTPSSVYLRVNRRRTDLMPTIPSPRDGPPSSGRSSSAKAFTRSPGRTYSMSRLDQLAQPRKRPTELSTLTEQQSQPLSASSMSRSMSHLAASGGKSLKRSDNSRSMGTLPGAVPIPRPTRAERLRRKAREHQSQQQQGIRSGEVTPNSPSRPHSSMSQQSASSVGSSNVNLRPRTAAPRRPRPASIAGTGVSVTERHNLAGEIKSMKDSKPPLPKVHSTPKKPSTPKATEIKKPTEKLVKNAKASPRITPKATPLQSPGAENAPLIRGSTGEIIKTELKEDIKAEDKQEEKKDQGTEKTQQEISAAEQGSEEVKKPAIEQSKQAKDETNLNQENQSAARSHEIPKAVKKEAEAKSESNVEEQVDMTASMTAKIRITTEEEAKAAIAERRRLAREQAEREAELERQRQEEEARLEAERLRAEEEEQRRLEEETLRLANEAREAEEQRLRLAIEEAKRREEEDRRRREEEARQKQEKEEAERKAREEAERQRIEMAERLKREEEERLARRKRVEAIMLRTRGKNQSNTPTKGEGGDGDKLKEDSPNDENKTAPGSKTEDLMTASLISEATQQFISGEQRALHTENNTTTDIVHNGTHSNGINESKIVLDNNQGNVEGELNGHHTNHGNGINSQSITLDNATVKQNNVTNNLLDLTEFDSLSNSSSGPILQLTSSLANEDTLNSNLNPAAMPFTPMANAFMPTAANANANPFQDSFMNNKPQDNSQVPDLLS, encoded by the exons CTGGAGCCGCTTCTGAGGAAACTAACCAAAGGTCCAGTTCTGCACACAATCGCCACTCTCTCACGAAGG AGCAAACGATGCACTGGTTCGCCCAAATCGGAGGTGACGAGACCTCGCCCGATTCGTCAG ATGTGAAGCGCCGGCAAAGTCTCTACGACGAGGACTCCCTCGACGGTGATCATCCTACCGACAACGAAG GACGGGAGTCGACGGGAAGCGCGAAAAACGTGGACAGAGCGAAGCTCGTCCGTGAGAGACAGAACGAGGAGCGGCAGCGGAAGTTGGAAGAGCTGAGACAGCAAGCCCTCGCAGCGCAGCGCTTCCGGGAGCAACGGGAGGAGGAACGCCGAAGGCGCATCGACGAGCTTAGGTCGCGCGATAACGACAG AGGGGTGCCTTTCAGACGAAACCAAGTGGAGGAGAAGAAACGGGCGCTATGCGAGGCGGAGAGGGAAAGAAGGGAGGCGATCCTCCGGAAGAACCAGGAGAGAGAGGCTCGCATCGAGGCGAAGAAGAAGAACGAGAGGTCGCACATCGTGTTCGCGTTCGGTAGCTCCACGCCGAGGATGCTGGAGCCGGCTGACACCGGTGGCTCCACTTTCTGGGGTACGCGTAGAGCAACCTCTACCACCAACGTAATGATGTTCTCGGCCGCGCAGCCATTGACGAGGAGATCCTCCGAGAGAGAGCTCGACGGTAGCAAGAAACGAGCCACTTCCGCTGGTGGACTTGACCGGAAACCTGGCGAAG ATATGAGAATGTCCTCGTCCATGTACGAGGTGTTCAATTGGAATTCTAGCCCTGATCCTCCCTTAACCCCCGCCAAACATAAGAGAGCCAGCCTCTCTCTGCCTCCTACAACTGACATCTTTGCCATCGATGATAAGTCTGATAGCGACACTAGGCGTCCGACGATTCAGCGGGCTGCCAGTG GTGAAGAAAGCGACGGGACACCGGGAACCCCTAGCTCGGTTTATCTACGGGTGAACAGGAGGCGCACCGACCTGATGCCAACGATACCGTCGCCACGTGATGGACCGCCCTCGTCCGGTCGTAGCTCCAGTGCGAAGGCCTTCACACGCTCGCCAGGTAGGACTTACTCCATGTCCAGGCTGGACCAGCTGGCGCAGCCTAGGAAACGTCCGACAGAACTTAGCACACTGACGGAACAGCAAAGCCAGCCTCTGAGCGCTTCTAGCATGAGTCGCAGCATGTCACATTTAGCTGCGTCCGGAGGCAAGAGCCTCAAACGCTCAGATAACTCTCGTAGCATGGGTACATTGCCGGGCGCGGTCCCGATCCCGAGACCGACCAGGGCCGAGAGACTCCGTCGCAAGGCACGCGAGCATCAGAGCCAACAGCAGCAAG GCATCCGCAGCGGGGAGGTGACACCGAACAGCCCATCACGACCGCACAGCTCCATGAGTCAGCAAAGCGCCAGCAGTGTGGGCAGCAGTAACGTCAATCTGCGTCCCCGTACAGCTGCCCCGCGTCGACCGCGACCTGCTTCTATTGCCGGTACCGGTGTTTCGGTCACAGAACGTCACA ATTTAGCGGGCGAGATAAAGTCGATGAAGGATTCGAAGCCGCCACTGCCAAAGGTCCATAGCACTCCAAAGAAACCGTCTACGCCGAAGGCGACGGAGATCAAGAAGCCGACGGAGAAGCTGGTGAAGAACGCGAAGGCGTCGCCGCGGATAACCCCGAAAGCGACGCCGTTGCAGAGCCCGGGGGCGGAGAACGCACCGTTGATACGCGGCAGCACCGGTGAGATAATAAAGACCGAGCTGAAGGAGGACATCAAGGCTGAGGACAAGCAGGAGGAGAAGAAAGACCAGGGCACCGAGAAGACACAG CAGGAAATAAGCGCCGCTGAACAGggtagcgaggaagtgaagaAGCCAGCGATCGAACAATCCAAGCAAGCGAAAGACGAGACCAATTTGAACCAGGAGAATCAATCAGCCGCGCGATCTCACGAAATACCGAAAGCCGTCAAGAAGGAAGCCGAAGCGAAGTCTGAGAGCAACGTAGAAGAACAGGTCGACATGACAG CCTCGATGACAGCGAAGATCCGGATCACCACGGAAGAGGAAGCTAAGGCAGCTATAGCCGAGCGTAGGAGATTAGCCAGGGAACAGGCTGAACGGGAAGCCGAACTTGAACGCCAACGACAG GAGGAAGAAGCCCGTTTGGAGGCCGAAAGATTGCGCGCCGAGGAAGAAGAACAGCGCCGCTTGGAGGAAGAGACGCTTCGTTTGGCTAACGAGGCTCGGGAGGCCGAGGAACAGAGGCTGAGATTGGCGATCGAAGAGGCGAAGCGCCGCGAGGAGGAGGACAGGAGAAGAAGAGAGGAGGAGGCTCGTCAGAAGCAAGAGAAGGAAGAGGCTGAACGTAAGGCGAGGGAAGAAGCGGAAAG ACAGCGAATCGAGATGGCGGAGCGTCTTAAAAGAGAGGAGGAAGAGAGGCTTGCCAGACGTAAACGCGTCGAGGCGATCATGCTTAGAACTCGAGGCAAAAACCAGAGTAATACACCCACGAAG GGCGAAGGCGGCGATGGCGATAAATTGAAAGAAGACAGTCCTAACGATGAGAATAAAACGGCACCGGGTAGCAAAACCGAAGACCTTATGACAGCCAGTCTGATATCCGAGGCGACACAACAGTTCATTAGCGGTGAACAGCGAGCACTTCACACGGAAAACAATACTACTACGGACATTGTGCACAACGGCACACACAGTAACGGCATTAACGAAAGTAAAATTGTATTGGATAATAATCAGGGTAATGTGGAAGGAGAACTGAACGGTCATCATACAAATCACGGAAACGGTATCAACAGTCAATCGATTACACTGGACAATGCCACCGT CAAACAAAACAACGTGACCAACAACCTGTTAGACCTAACGGAATTCGACTCTCTCAGTAATAGCAGTAGTGGCCCGATACTTCAACTGACATCGAGCTTGGCTAACGAAGACACCCTCAACTCGAATTTAAACCCAGCGGCCATGCCGTTCACCCCGATGGCCAACGCGTTCATGCCAACCGCCGCAAACGCCAATGCGAATCCGTTCCAGGATTCTTTCATGAACAACAAACCGCAGGATAATAGTCAAGTACCAG ATCTTTTATCATAA